A genome region from Campylobacter concisus includes the following:
- a CDS encoding OmpP1/FadL family transporter translates to MKKVLLSIIMVSTLLNAGGYKVPEQSADSLGLAASNVAFSFGADAAYFNPANMMFLDGRHHIESTLGWFHINKLEFKSDSGKSYRSEKFDSLAGTFSFVTPEIYENWKFGLALAVPAAVGVSWEDPATAFTAKRFKLQVVELNPTVAYRINDKLAVALGARGVYTKGKIASDFGQIGYREIKGDGMGYGYNVALTYRPIEDLSFAVTYRSNVNLELKGHTDADFNGALSPISYHGKTKVEIPLPAQLVLATGYKFSDFTLLLAFERTYWSKFKGYDFEFGDKTAAHTSSPFSGYFKTFMDDPVVKNAKDTNTYRLGLAYDVNEKFRLMAGFAYDEDITSSKHTGLELPNTTSKVYSFGVNYKFTPNLEIALGYVYQHRDKKRATGISTAAGKMSGEFETGKIQILGTTFKYTF, encoded by the coding sequence ATGAAAAAAGTGCTATTAAGCATTATTATGGTATCTACTTTGCTAAATGCTGGAGGTTATAAGGTTCCTGAGCAAAGTGCTGATTCTTTAGGTCTTGCTGCTAGTAACGTGGCCTTTAGTTTTGGGGCTGATGCGGCGTATTTTAACCCTGCAAATATGATGTTTTTAGATGGACGCCATCACATAGAAAGTACCCTTGGCTGGTTTCATATAAATAAGCTTGAGTTTAAAAGTGATAGTGGCAAAAGCTATAGATCAGAAAAATTTGACTCGCTAGCTGGTACATTTAGTTTTGTAACGCCAGAAATTTATGAAAACTGGAAATTTGGTTTAGCTCTTGCCGTTCCTGCTGCTGTTGGTGTATCATGGGAGGATCCAGCTACTGCGTTTACCGCTAAAAGGTTTAAGCTACAAGTTGTTGAGCTAAATCCAACCGTGGCTTACCGCATAAATGATAAACTTGCCGTTGCTCTTGGCGCTAGAGGTGTTTACACCAAAGGTAAGATAGCAAGTGACTTTGGACAAATAGGCTACAGAGAGATAAAAGGCGATGGTATGGGCTATGGCTATAATGTTGCACTTACTTATAGACCTATTGAGGATTTAAGCTTTGCTGTTACTTACCGCTCAAATGTAAATTTAGAACTTAAAGGCCATACAGATGCTGATTTTAACGGAGCGCTATCTCCTATAAGCTACCATGGCAAAACAAAAGTCGAGATCCCGCTTCCTGCTCAGCTTGTACTTGCAACTGGATATAAATTTAGCGACTTTACTCTTTTGCTAGCTTTTGAGAGGACGTATTGGTCTAAATTTAAAGGCTATGACTTTGAATTTGGCGACAAGACTGCAGCTCACACGAGTTCTCCGTTTAGTGGGTATTTCAAAACATTCATGGACGACCCAGTTGTCAAAAATGCAAAAGATACAAATACATATAGACTAGGTCTTGCCTATGATGTCAATGAAAAATTTAGACTAATGGCTGGCTTTGCCTATGATGAAGACATTACAAGTAGCAAGCATACTGGATTAGAGCTTCCAAATACTACGTCTAAGGTGTATTCTTTTGGAGTAAATTATAAATTTACGCCAAATCTTGAAATAGCACTTGGATATGTCTATCAACATCGCGACAAAAAGCGTGCAACAGGTATTTCAACAGCTGCTGGAAAAATGTCAGGCGAGTTTGAAACTGGTAAAATCCAGATCCTTGGTACGACTTTTAAATATACATTTTAG
- a CDS encoding fatty acid--CoA ligase codes for MRYSYNNFYEILTKVAKENPNQVVLFEEKEKLKYRELKQNVDKVAAYLQLAGVKFGDKVAMAVTNSKEFIISYLAITAIGGIAVPMNTFLKANEFEYIINDCGAKVLFASSSLAKELIALNELEILRKIIWIGAIPKKLQSASKDEYIDTDEEYGESAYLTSTPQISKEDMSKGYENNGLVKNINFTETLNHKYALSITKYPVIDDLMHIIYTSGTTGKPKGAMISYKNIFSNLIGAHDRFIVKKSDRFIVFLPMFHSFTLTAMVLLPIFASASMVLVKSVFPFSNVLKQTLLKRVTVFLGIPAIYTAIGKAKIPWYFRWFNRIRLFVSGAAPLAKQTIDDFRVKFPRATLVEGYGLSECSPVVAANLYDKQKLLSVGPVLDGYEVKIVNDEMMELPTGEIGEIIIKGDCVMQGYYGMPSITDETIINGWLKTGDLGKVDEEGFIYIVDRKKDLIISKGINIYPREIEEVIYKLEAVEATAVIGVKDVHADEEVVAFIQVKEGMDLDEKTVREHLKKNLANFKIPKSIYFAEELPRNATGKVLKRVLKEQIEQMKDKF; via the coding sequence ATGCGATACTCTTATAATAATTTTTATGAAATTTTAACCAAAGTAGCAAAGGAAAATCCAAATCAAGTAGTTCTTTTTGAAGAAAAAGAGAAGCTAAAATATCGCGAATTAAAGCAAAATGTCGATAAAGTGGCAGCTTATTTGCAACTTGCTGGAGTAAAATTTGGTGATAAAGTAGCTATGGCGGTTACAAACTCAAAAGAATTTATCATCTCATACCTTGCGATAACAGCAATAGGCGGTATCGCAGTGCCTATGAATACTTTTTTAAAAGCAAACGAGTTTGAATATATCATAAATGATTGCGGTGCAAAGGTGCTTTTTGCGTCTAGCTCGCTTGCAAAAGAGTTAATCGCATTAAATGAGCTTGAAATTTTAAGAAAGATAATCTGGATCGGAGCAATACCAAAGAAACTTCAAAGTGCCTCAAAGGATGAATATATAGACACTGACGAAGAGTATGGCGAGAGCGCGTATCTCACTTCAACACCTCAAATTTCAAAAGAGGATATGAGCAAGGGCTATGAAAATAATGGCCTTGTTAAAAACATAAATTTTACAGAAACTCTAAATCACAAATACGCTCTTAGTATCACAAAGTATCCGGTAATAGATGATTTAATGCATATAATTTACACTTCAGGCACTACTGGCAAGCCAAAAGGTGCGATGATAAGCTATAAAAATATCTTTTCAAATTTAATTGGAGCTCATGATCGTTTTATAGTGAAAAAAAGCGATCGTTTCATAGTCTTTTTGCCGATGTTTCATAGTTTTACGCTAACTGCAATGGTGTTGCTTCCGATATTTGCGAGCGCTTCGATGGTTCTTGTAAAATCAGTATTTCCATTTTCAAATGTACTAAAACAAACTTTGCTAAAGCGTGTAACTGTATTTTTAGGAATTCCAGCCATCTATACAGCTATCGGTAAGGCAAAAATTCCTTGGTATTTTAGATGGTTTAACCGCATAAGGCTATTTGTAAGTGGTGCTGCTCCGCTTGCTAAGCAAACGATCGATGATTTTAGAGTGAAATTTCCACGTGCAACACTTGTCGAGGGATATGGCCTTAGCGAATGCTCGCCAGTCGTAGCTGCAAATTTATATGATAAACAAAAGCTTTTAAGTGTGGGGCCTGTGCTTGATGGATATGAGGTGAAGATCGTAAATGATGAGATGATGGAGCTTCCAACCGGGGAGATCGGTGAGATCATCATAAAGGGTGATTGCGTCATGCAAGGCTACTATGGTATGCCAAGCATCACTGATGAGACCATAATAAACGGCTGGTTAAAGACCGGAGATCTTGGAAAAGTCGATGAAGAGGGCTTTATCTATATCGTTGATCGTAAAAAAGACCTCATTATATCAAAGGGTATCAACATCTATCCGCGCGAGATCGAAGAGGTTATTTACAAACTTGAAGCAGTTGAAGCAACAGCAGTAATCGGTGTAAAAGACGTACACGCCGATGAAGAGGTTGTGGCATTTATACAAGTAAAAGAGGGTATGGACTTAGACGAAAAAACAGTGAGAGAGCATTTAAAGAAAAATTTAGCGAATTTCAAGATACCAAAGAGTATCTATTTCGCCGAAGAGTTGCCTAGAAATGCCACTGGTAAGGTGCTAAAACGTGTATTAAAAGAGCAAATAGAGCAGATGAAGGATAAATTTTAG